The region TCCCCAAGCTTCAAGAAAGAAGATTCAGAAATCGTTAACAAGGGGTTAGATAAATTGGTTATAGAAAGGTCAATGAGCTTCCAAAATTGGGAATCCAAGGAAGTAAACCTTGAAGCATCTGATTCAATCTCCTCAATGGgtaaaaatcatgaaaaaatgaagataaagaagcccAATCTTTTGCTTCCTGAACTAGTGATATTGTTTTCTCCAAAGCCGGTTAGTGAGCTTGATGCTGCTGCAACTACGCTTCAGAAAGTCTACAAGAGTTATCGGACTAGACGGAACCTTGCAGATTGTGCAGTTGTGGTTGAGGAACTCTGGTTTGTTTCTATATTATCtcaatttctttcattttttagatgttttcaaccctttttttttttttttttttctaaaatcaattcaaattgTCACAGGTGGAAGGCCTTAGACTTTGCAGATCTTAAACGGAGCTCTGTATCTTTCTTCAACGTTGAAAAACCAGAAACCGCTGTGTCACGGTGGTCACGCGCCAGGACAAGAGCTGCCAGGGTACTTAGTTACTACCTTACAAATTtagtggggaaaaaaaaagagagaaagtatTGTTAGAAACATAACACTAACAGCATAAACTCTTGTCTATTTGTAGGTTGGAAAAGGTTTATCTAAGGATGAGAAGGCTCAGAAATTAGCCCTGCAACACTGGCTTGAAGCTGTAAGTCCATAGGCTTTTTTTGGCATACAATCTTCTTACTTGATCTGATCATTTCATCTTCCTGATGTAGTTCAggccaaaaaattgaaaagacaaaaatcctTCTAATCCAGTTTGAAAGTAGAGTCTTTTCCTCTGAGTCTAATTTTGGACCTATAAAGTGCACACATTTTACTGAACTGATAGGAGTTATTTAGTTGGTTTGCATGATTCTCAAAGACATGTTTGTAGATTCGGCCCTCTTAATACATCTTTACTGCTGGATGAACTTTTCTTTGATATTCTCTTAGTTGAATCATAGAGAATGGTTGGCCGAGTGATGTTTTCAAAAATGGCTGCTGTACTAGATGTAAGGAAACATATTTTCCAAGTCTCTTCTCATCAGACTTAAAACTGGGTCAAATTTggcctatatatatacttcCTTAAAAGGAATTGGTGACAttctttcttttgaaagaaATTTCAAATCATGCTCAAGTTTGGGGCTTTTGAATAAGGTCTAGCTGAATGCTTGGCTTCTATAGACTGATATTTGTTGGATAGTAATAGGTTTCATATTGTTAGTCCCAGAATAATAGGTAAGGAGGTTGAATCACCTGCTAATTGTGCTTCATTAATCCTTGTTCTCTTGCAGATCGATCCACGCCATCGGTATGGACACAATTTACACTTCTACTATGACGTCTGGTTCGATAGCAAGAGCACCCAACCTTTCTTCTACTGGTACTGATGAAAATCAATTTCCTTATATGTTACAGTTGTATACGATCCGGGTTTATCCTTCTCTAACTTCCTTGTCCTCCCCTGAAAACTGAAGGTTGGATGTTGGTGATGGTAAAGACCTAACTCTTAAAAGGTGCCCAAGGACTGATCTACAACGTCAATGCATTGAGTATCTTGGACCAGTAAGTCTTCCAACCATTTACATGTCTAGATAGGCCTATGTGAATGTGGGATACATGCATATATTTCTaggttataattttttgttctctGTTGTTTGCAAATTGCAGAAAGAGCGAGAAGCATACGAAGTGATTGTAGAGAGTGGAAAGCTTCTCTACAGGCAAACTGGGATGCTTCTTAACACAGTTGAGGGTTCTAAGTGGATTTTTGTGCTCAGCACCTCTAGGGCTTTGTATGTGGGGCAGAAGAAGAAGGGTGTTTTTCAACACTCAAGTTTTCTATCAGGAGGTGCTACAACAGCAGCAGGGAGATTAGTTGCCCATGATGGGGTACTCGAGGTACATATAATATAGCATAGACTTACAGATGATTGTTGTTTATTATGTTgaagttcaatttttttaagcgAAGTGTCCTTGTCTTCTCCAGGCTATATGGCCATATAGTGGTCACTATCTCCCAACCGAAGACAACTTCAAGGAATTCCTTGGTTTCCTCGAGGAGCACCATGTAGACCTCACCAATGTTAAggtaaattactctcaaatctGTGGCCATAAAGATCTCTTTATCTGGTTGGCATTTATCTTCCAGCCATTATATATGTGGTAAACGCATATAGGCAATAAAGACCTCACTATGCACTGTAGCAGCTCACCAAATGTCTAAACCAATTTGGTGAGCTGGATGCAGCTCATTTTAGTCCTATTTTAGCATCCCGGCTAGCTAAAATAACATTTGGGTTATTTAGCAAATGTTATTTTGGCTGGTCGGATGAGAATGCTGTACAAGTAAAACCATCgtgattattttgaaattagtcaCTTGTAGACATAGTTAATGTGCGCCATTTCTTCTGCAGAGGTGTGCAATGGATGATGACAACCCGTCCTTCAAAGTTATTGGCCAGAATTCTAAGGCAGATGCCGTCAAGGTTCTCTCATCAACTAGTGATGTGAATGAGACTATAAAGGATATATCCATCACAACAAATCATGAGCAGGAGAGTATGGATTCCAAGGCAGCCAAACCAGAAGCACCAGTATTCAACATGCCTAAGCGTTTGTCTTGCAAGTGGACTAGCCCAGTTGGTCCTCGTATTGGATGTGTGAGGGAGTACCCAATTGAGCTACAGTCCCAAGCACTCGAGCAAGTCAATCTATCACCCAGGGTCACACCCGGCCGTTCCCCGAGCGGTGTCCCAATCCCTTCGCCGCGACCCAGCCCAAAGATCCGGGTCTCGCCTAGGCTCGCCTACATGGGTTTCCCTAGCCCAAGGGTACCCGTTAGTACTGCTGCTAATTAAACTCCAGGCATTCCCACAAAGGGATTCGGATTCAACATCTTTGGCAGGATGGGCACTTCTTGTGCTCCCAATAAGAGTTCTTTAGAGCAGAAGGGTTTCAGCAAAGGAGCTGAAGGGCCTAGCaaaaaatttatcattctttcatattttttttaacctgaTTTTTTGTCCCTAAAATAAGCCAACTAGTATGATCTCCTGATGGGGATCATTGATCCGTTCTCTTCCCGGAGTTGTAAACATATATGCGGCGATAATCAAATAAAGCTTCTTCCCCAATTTTTGgctagttttcttttattttttttgaaaagatttcCAACTAGTATTCTTGGATTTTGACATGGGTGTTAATTTGGTTGTACTTTTAATTTAGCAATTAAGTCAATGGATTTGTGACAAATTAAGCACTcgtttattataattttttgttaaatctaatAGACTTAGTCACGTGGCATGCACTTAATTTTTCACCACATGATcaataatagaaaaatgatattatTGTCTTTAAGCTCTTTAATTTACAAAATAACTATCCATGTTTCATTGATCAATGTCTCGCTATCACCGACAGCTACTTCAATGCTAAAGAATTTATATGCATCATTTGGATTCAAAGTTAAATTAAGTGTTAAGAGTTTCGTTACTGCTTgtcaaatttactattaaacTTTGTAATTGAAAGTCTATAATAGCATTGAACatgtcaaaatgataatgatgtACCACTGTGATGTGATCCCGTTGATAACGACCTTGACCTTCAACATAACGAGCACTCAAATTTGGAATGCCAATTTCAAAttgcttggaaaaaaaaattatgtcctCAAGCAAATTATCCTAGTCTTTCATCTCTCAAAATTTGGATGAGTGCTTTTGTATTAGAAACTAATTGCATAAAATTCAAGATGTCTTAAGATTTTTGTCGTAAATGTTGACAAAGAGTATCAGTATGGAATATCCACGGTTTCTTtcatcaaatgaaaaataaaaattaattagaatggTGTAATCATTTTATAAGCAGTATTAGCATTCCCACATCCAGAGTAAGTGGATCCTACTTTTATAATATTCTCAAGAATTGAACAAGTAGCACCAAACATTCTTACTAGGCTACAAATAGAAGGAAAATGAGAATGCCAATGAGA is a window of Alnus glutinosa chromosome 4, dhAlnGlut1.1, whole genome shotgun sequence DNA encoding:
- the LOC133865864 gene encoding IQ domain-containing protein IQM1 isoform X1 — its product is MGLSFSLLFSAWNGTLRYMFSGLTDTIETVIARSPSFKKEDSEIVNKGLDKLVIERSMSFQNWESKEVNLEASDSISSMGKNHEKMKIKKPNLLLPELVILFSPKPVSELDAAATTLQKVYKSYRTRRNLADCAVVVEELWWKALDFADLKRSSVSFFNVEKPETAVSRWSRARTRAARVGKGLSKDEKAQKLALQHWLEAIDPRHRYGHNLHFYYDVWFDSKSTQPFFYWLDVGDGKDLTLKRCPRTDLQRQCIEYLGPKEREAYEVIVESGKLLYRQTGMLLNTVEGSKWIFVLSTSRALYVGQKKKGVFQHSSFLSGGATTAAGRLVAHDGVLEAIWPYSGHYLPTEDNFKEFLGFLEEHHVDLTNVKRCAMDDDNPSFKVIGQNSKADAVKVLSSTSDVNETIKDISITTNHEQESMDSKAAKPEAPVFNMPKRLSCKWTSPVGPRIGCVREYPIELQSQALEQVNLSPRVTPGRSPSGVPIPSPRPSPKIRVSPRLAYMGFPSPRVPVSTAAN
- the LOC133865864 gene encoding IQ domain-containing protein IQM1 isoform X2, yielding MSFQNWESKEVNLEASDSISSMGKNHEKMKIKKPNLLLPELVILFSPKPVSELDAAATTLQKVYKSYRTRRNLADCAVVVEELWWKALDFADLKRSSVSFFNVEKPETAVSRWSRARTRAARVGKGLSKDEKAQKLALQHWLEAIDPRHRYGHNLHFYYDVWFDSKSTQPFFYWLDVGDGKDLTLKRCPRTDLQRQCIEYLGPKEREAYEVIVESGKLLYRQTGMLLNTVEGSKWIFVLSTSRALYVGQKKKGVFQHSSFLSGGATTAAGRLVAHDGVLEAIWPYSGHYLPTEDNFKEFLGFLEEHHVDLTNVKRCAMDDDNPSFKVIGQNSKADAVKVLSSTSDVNETIKDISITTNHEQESMDSKAAKPEAPVFNMPKRLSCKWTSPVGPRIGCVREYPIELQSQALEQVNLSPRVTPGRSPSGVPIPSPRPSPKIRVSPRLAYMGFPSPRVPVSTAAN